A single window of Fimbriimonadaceae bacterium DNA harbors:
- a CDS encoding AbrB/MazE/SpoVT family DNA-binding domain-containing protein: protein MDTVSVDRFGRVVIPKPVRDQLGLDAGAELTVEVVGDAVHLVPVSDSDRIETRDGLVVFTGEVLDQIRSGRGA, encoded by the coding sequence ATGGACACTGTGAGCGTCGACCGGTTTGGTCGCGTCGTGATCCCTAAGCCCGTGCGCGACCAGTTGGGGCTGGATGCGGGGGCAGAACTGACCGTCGAAGTCGTCGGCGACGCGGTTCACCTGGTGCCGGTCAGCGACAGCGACCGGATCGAGACGCGCGACGGCTTGGTCGTCTTCACCGGCGAGGTGCTTGACCAAATCCGATCGGGCAGGGGTGCT